A genome region from Populus alba chromosome 5, ASM523922v2, whole genome shotgun sequence includes the following:
- the LOC118050451 gene encoding uncharacterized protein, which produces MKGKLEPSESQKLIEEGKNLKEGLATLEEDLVKLTDELQMEAQWEDSSTVRAMVCSIEDSDQCLIGTAEIPVGGIHMDAILAESLQPLKYVAFSHCFRTEAGAADTATRYIIWLYSHAPN; this is translated from the exons ATGAAGGGAAAGCTAGAGCCATCAGAGAGTCAAAAACTGATTGAGGAAG gAAAGAATCTGAAAGAAGGACTTGCAACTTTGGAAGAAGACCTGGTTAAACTTACAGATGAGCTTCAGATGGAAGCACAGT GGGAAGATAGTTCAACAGTGAGAGCGATG GTTTGCTCTATCGAGGATAGTGATCAATGCCTCATTGGCACTGCAGAGATTCCTGTGGGAGGAATTCACATGGATGCTATCCTTGCTGAGTCACTGCAGCCATTGAAGTATGTGGCATTTTCCCATTGCTTCCGTACAGAGGCTGGTGCTGCAGACACAGCAACAAGGTATATTATCTGGCTTTATTCACATGCACCGAATTAG
- the LOC118050462 gene encoding uncharacterized protein yields the protein MAETAVATTEAPTLSEQYLLKGEEEKTNVVSKPVEVKEDEKPATVVSEEIVEKVEEPPSPAAEEKTEDTPAAVEESTETPATAESNSEDSPAAAEESNEATEENSGKEAAEEKREIKIETAPADYRFPTTNQTRHCFTRYIEYHRCVAAKGEDASECDKFAKYYRSLCPSEWVERWNEQRSNGTFPGPL from the exons ATGGCGGAAACTGCTGTTGCAACCACCGAAGCCCCAACCCTATCTGAG CAATATTTATTGaagggagaagaagagaagaccaATGTGGTTTCAAAACCTGTAGAAGTAAAAGAAGACGAGAAGCCAGCAACTGTTGTTTCTGAGGAAATTGTGGAGAAAGTTGAGGAACCACCATCACCTGCTGCTGAAGAAAAAACTGAAGATACTCCTGCTGCTGTTGAAGAAAGCACTGAAACTCCCGCTACTGCTGAAAGCAACAGTGAAGATAGCCCTGCTGCTGCTGAAGAATCCAATGAAGCTACAGAAGAGAACTCAGGAAAAGAAGCTGCAGAAGAGAAGCGGGAGATTAAG ATTGAGACAGCACCAGCTGATTACCGATTCCCAACTACAAATCAAACAAGGCACTGCTTTACCAGATACATTGAATATCATCG GTGCGTAGCTGCCAAGGGTGAAGATGCTTCAGAGTGTGATAAGTTTGCCAAATATTATCGTTCACTCTGCCCTAGTGAATGG GTAGAGAGATGGAATGAGCAAAGGTCAAATGGCACGTTTCCAGGCCCCCTGTAG